A region of the Drosophila subpulchrella strain 33 F10 #4 breed RU33 chromosome 3L, RU_Dsub_v1.1 Primary Assembly, whole genome shotgun sequence genome:
TCTGCAAGtaatatcaaaaataaaaaataataaaacttggGACAACCTTGACTCACCTCCAAACTGGCGCCCTGCACCACCTGCTGTGGAGCCACTATGTTGCCGAGACTTTTGGACATCTTTCTGCCATGGGCATCGCACACAATGCCATTCAGCAGTATCCTTTGGAACGGAGCCTCGCCAGTCAGCTTCAGACCCATCATCATCATGCGGGCCACCCAAAAGAAGAGTATATCGTGGCCAGTCTGCATCAAGTCCAGAGGATACCGCTCCTTGTAGCTCTCCTTCGGCCAACCGGCTGTGGAGAAGGGCAGTAGCGACGATGAGAACCAAGTGTCTAGCACATCTGGATCACGCTTCAAAGTGAACTCCTTGCTGCCCACAAGCTCTTTGGCTTTCTGCTTGGCTGCCTTCTCGTTAACGGCGGCCACCCATTGGGTATTGCCCTTGGCGTCGGTAACCTCGTAGGCAGGCACCTGATGGCCCCACCACAACTGCCTGGATATGCACCAGTCACGGCTGTCCTTCAACCAGCGTTCCCACTCCGTCTCGAAGCTAGGCGGTTGGATTTGCAGCCGGCCACTGTGAAGTTCGGATAAGGCATCTCTAGCCAAATCCTTGCACTTGAGGAACCACTGAGGCAAGATCATGTACTCGATGACATCCTTTGAGCGCGAGCAGACGGGCAACTGCATGCTGTGGGAGCGCACCTGGCGCAACAGATCCAAATCCTCCAGGCGGTTGACAATCAGCTCTCGTGCCTCAAAACGGGGCTTGCCCTTAAACTCATCATACGTCTCCAGCACATGGCCCGTTTCATCGAACACCTGGCGGGGTTCCAGCTTATGGCGATTGGCCAACTCAAAATCAAACTTATCATGGGCGGGAGTGATCTTTACTGCCCCCGTGCCGAACTCCTGGTCCACGGAGATGTCGAAAACGAGTGGAATGGTGTCGTCACGGAAGGGATGCTTCAGCTTTACCTCCTCTAAATGGCGGTACTTGCTGTAGCGAGGATCGAGTGGATGAACAGCCACAGCTACATCGCCTAGGATAGTCTCTGGTCTGGTGGTGGACACCACAATCTCCTCCACCGAACCATCCGGCAGTGTTTCGCCATCCACCACACGATAGGCGAAATCGTAGATCCTGCCAAAGAGCACATTGCGTTCGTAGCCCGGAACGGCGATCTCCATCGGTTCCTTGATGTCTATCACATCCACCTCGATGTCGGAGATGGCGGAGCGTAGAGCGGTGGACCAGTTGAGCAGCGAATTGCGTCGACTGATGAGGCCCTCGTCGAAGAGTCGCTCGAAGGCCACGTTGACCGCATGGGCCTGTTGCTCGTCCATGGTGAAGTACTCACGCTGCCAGTTAAGACGGCAACCGAGTTGGCGGAGATCCTGAACAATGCCGGCGCCCTTTTCCGCCTTCCAGCGCCACACTTCGTCGAGGAATGCCGGGCGTCCCATTTCCTGGCGTGTTTTACCCTGCGAAGAGGCAAGGGTTCGTTCCACGACCACCTGGGTGGCAATCCCCGCGTGATCTGTGCCTGGCACCCAGTCCACTTCATAGCCCAGCTGCTGGCGCTGGCGGGCAATCACGTCCTGCACGGTGGCCATCAGGGCATGGCCCAGGTGGAGATTCCCTGTGACATTTGGCGGCGGAAGGAGCATGCGGTAGGAACCCCGTTTGCAACCACCTTCCGAAGGCTTGGGGAGATTCGCCTGGCGCTGCTCCCGCTCCCAATAGGCCTGCTCCACGGGGCGTGGCTGGTAGCCTGTGGCCAGCGGAAGCTCCTTCGCCGCATCTGCAAGTGGAGGAAAACGAATTCTTTAGCCGGCACTGGTTTTATGAATGAAACTGGGGCAGACGCACCTTTGAGTGTACTGTAGTAGAGGGAGTACACCTTCGGCTGGCACAGGTACTTGTGTTTCAGTAGTTTGCTGCTGCAATTCCTAattatttgcatttttattgttgtgTTATGTTATGTCAAATAAAAGATTTCAAAATCACATTAGTGATGGGCTTAAAACAGCTGATGCGATAACCAATAAGTCGATGAAGGGCGCTAATTTCAAATAAGTAACGGTCGAGCTTTTATCTTGCAATTTTGTtcaactttttatttatttatttgttgtgTTAAAAAAGAAATCCAGCTTAACATAAAACTCATAGACAACCTAGCTTTTAAGCTTTAAATTTTGCAATAAGAAATTAAGTTCGAAACCTTACAACCTTTTACCTTTTTAAGGTACTTTAAATATATGATTTCTATAAATGACAGAGGTTAAAGTACcactttaataattttattttagaaacgaagAATTTAAACAGttcaaagaaattaaatcacatagaaaaataccaaaaaccAGACTTTTCAGGATTTGGAACCACAAGTGGAGTAGAGCCTGATCAGACGATCTGCTTCTCGCCATCCCGCCTCCACGGCTCCGTGAACGGTGGAAAAGTGGTTCCTGCTGGAGGCTTCGCCGGCGAACAGCAGGCCCAGATGGCCATCCTCCCCCATCACAGGAGCCTCCAGATCCCTGGGTCCCGTCTCCCGTTCATCGGCCTTCGTTGGACGAAAGGTCCAGGTGCCGCGGAAATTCGGATTCGAGAACCACTTGCTGCGGTGAAAGCGCTTCGGTGGCGGAATCTCAAAGGTGAGGAACTTGCGGAAGAGCCACTGCAAGCCCTCCAGGACCTTCTCATCGGACAGGGTTTCCATGTGACGACCAAAGGAACCCCCCACCCAGGCCATCAGCAGTCGCGGCTGGCAGGTGATCTTGTGGATACCGGTAATCCCCTCCAGCCAAAAGTACTCCGTCTTGCGCAACTCCTTCAGATCCTGGGCCAACCAAAAGCAGAAGAAACCCACCCAATCCTTGGGAAATGGTTGCTCCTCAAACTCCATATACATTTTGTTCACAGTCCCAAGGGTGAGTCCCCGAATGGCATTCACCTTGGCCGCTGGAAGAGGTGGAACAAAGAGCCTCTCGTGCTGCTCCTGCAGGACGCCCAGGGAAACAGTGCAGATGACGTGGTCCACCTCGAAGTAATCCCCATCCTCGCAGCGCACGATCACCTTACGAGGTCTGGCCAATTCAATCTTGGTGACCTTCTTGCCGAGACGAACCCGTCCCTCGAGTAAGCCCAGCTCCTCGGGCGCATCCTCGCCGACCTTCATCAGCAGGCGCAGGAATCTCTGGTATCCCTTTGTGCCCCAGTGGACCAGCTTGTCGCCATCGCATTCATCATACTCGATGTGTTCCCTCACGGAGACCTCAAAAAGGTTGTCCGCACCAATGATGGAGCTCTCATGCTTGGCAAACGCATCCAAAGCCTCACTGGCCAAAGTCCTGTCCACCCGGGGCAACTGGCTCTCGATGTTCCGCCAGAAGGTCTCCACCAGGTGATTGCCGAAGGATCCCACCACCGGTAGGGGACCACTTGGCATGCTCCCCAAGGCAATGTCGTGAATGCTGCAGGCCAGGTCATCCGGAACCACCTCCTTGTTGGACCTCACCCTCTTGACGTTGCTGAAAAAGTCGCCCGTGTCGCTCACcacgcccatgtccttgaccATCTCGTACACACAATTGCGCTCCTTGCCATGGACCCACTGGGCGCCCACATCGACGACGTTGTCCCCGAAAGAGATGGTGTTGATCCGCCCACCGATGCGGTTCTCCGCCTCCAGGATCTGCACATCGCCAAAGTTGTTCTGCAGGAGTCGCGTGGCGGCGGCAATTCCCGAGGCTCCTGCTCCGACGATCATTATCCTAGAGGAGGCTCGGCATTTTTCCATCGTGAAAGGTTGGCAGTTCAAATGCGTCCGACAAACCAGGCGATCAACGAGCTACTGATGGAGTTTTGAAGTTGTTGTGGGTTGACTTGACAAGTGTGGGATGCTGCATTTCAATGGCTTCCTCTGAGGTTGCGCCACAAAAATTTAGCATTGAGAAATCCAGGTCACAGAGCATTAAAAAGGTGATATTTCTGGTTTTACCAACTAAGAtcttttaacaaaaattgaGATTCTTTTGTTTATGGTTTACCATCAATGTGTTTCTAACATAATATAATTCTTGTTATACATTTAAAGCGATATGGCATTGTACAAGAAAGATTAATAACCAAacgaattttaaaaaaacgttacaaaaattgattaaaattttcaaaaacgaTATCTTTAGTTTCGATAACTTGGGGTGCTGCCAACCTACTTCCACCCCAAGAAACACGACAGCCCTACTAGCTATCGACCAAGTGCGATAACGATAGGCGGCTACGCAAGcaaaaacaagaacaacaacctGGAAAATAGGCaaagaaaatgtattaaaaaccccaaaaacatAGAAAACCCCATTAAAATTGAACCCAACTAAGAATTAGACGCCACTCCCAACACAAGCATGGCCTCCGCAACGGTAAGAAATGTATGTATGCCGCACTAACACCTAACAAGCTGCTTTTTTGGTGTGCCACAATGACAATACGACCCGAGGTTTTCTACGAAAAACTCCCATCTTAAGACCCTGAAAAGCTGAACTAATCCAAGCTACGTGTTATACAGGTGCCGCTGCTCGACGATGACACGATACCCTTTGGCGAGGAGGACGAGATGCGGGATCCCAGTCGCGCGGGCCAGAAATACACGTAGGCAGAACAGAACCACCTAAAAACCCCGATCCATGGAGCCAGCTGAAATCACACCTCCTCTTTCCACCCCACAGGCACCCCTACGTCACCTTCTTCCACCTGTTCTTCAGAGGCGCCGCCATCGTGATCTACATGTTCTGCGGCTGGTTCAGCGACTCCTTCATCACCAGCTTCGTGTTCGTGGTGCTCTTCCTGTCCGCCGACTTCTGGACGGTCAAGAACATCTCGGGAAGGTTGCTGGTGGGTCTGCGCTGGTGGAACTACGTCGACGACGACGGAGTGTCGCACTGGGTGTTTGAGTCGAAGAACGTGAGTCACGAGATTGGCAAACTTGATAGCCCTTGATAATGAAACGCAGTCTGAATCCTACCAGAGTCGGATCAACAAGCACGAGCAGCGCATCTTTTGGCTGGGACTCATCCTCTGTCCCTTCTTCTGGGGCCTCTTCTTCCTGATGGCCCTGTTCGGCCTGAAGTTCAAgtggctgctgctggtgaTGATCGCCATTGCGCTGAATGCCGCCAATCTGTACGGCTACATCAAGTGCAATTATGGCGCCAGCCAGGATCTGAACTCTGCCGCCACCGACTTTGTGAAGACGCAGCTCTTCAAGAACGCCATGGACATCATGACAAGGCCCAGTGGTGCCCCGCCGCCAACCAATGTGCGTCCCACAGGAGTCGTTTGAGCTGAAGGGGAGACTCCAATTACTAAGTCACCTTGCCACCGTCTGCTGCAGCGCATTCCAAAGAGTATCTGAAGCTTCTGCTGGCCCGGACCACAAACTTTGAACGGCATCGCTGTCTGTGTGTAACATATGTAAAACTTAATTTAGCCATACTGCAAGTCTATCATAATCATTTCTTAATTTTACTTGGATTAAAGGACCGCATGTGCGTGTGACATGCAACCCAGTATGCAACGgtggtattttattttagacCGTAAAAGGGTTTTGAGCGGCGAATATTATggcttaagcctagtactcagatcggctaagagtttcactagtcgaaaaatcttattctttgtagtgtgaccgaagttttcaaagttcacccgcaatgcatggaGCAAGGTCTTActgacaagcagctgggtttgttgccaaacggaaaacaaaacaattggagaaatttaaaaaggaggagtctgctggtacacaaagaaattaaattaaaaatagatggaatgttcaacgaatgtttttatttatgtaaattagttgtttaaagcttccttttcgtcccacggatgcttcgccatctttcccgagccaccgcagtccagctccgagtcccaataggcatattggaccttgaggaaatGGAAGCCGGATTGGAAacagggttgatccgctgatgctgcaggaagtcgcccagcatcctggcagtggctggacatggcttctccaactgttccttagcgggcgccctgttttcctcctccctgtaGAAGgcagcgcgtcctccagctccgcttaagctgccaagtagctggtggttataGTGTcagagtcctaatggagaggtcttcggagatcatattactggtggttctgctgaaaagatacttctattagtaaaacgcaaccaaattattttggctagatcttactttctttgccaggacacgcccggcaggatgtccatgtagagtgcgaagtcccactcggcatgttccttcccactgggattctctagtggatctcctccagcacttcaactattctgcggatttgcccctgttgtggtattgctccCTGTCGGTcaaatcccacaataatgggcaacagcttggattaggtgTCCTTTTttatctgcactgacctcctttaaccgtttttggggttttacttccatttaaaatttttaaattccccaccgcttctgcacgaacaccgccaaagattaaatttcttattctttgggccgcggctaacggcgttcatcgaaaattcactcccgaaatctggtattttttctggtatttccttagctcatctgagtaccacgctgaaaaacagacccgacgaaaacctttagccgcctgtttgcctctcgctcactcctatggttagctcgcggttttcgtcgatgtgagtactaggctttagttAGCAATTCCGAAAGAATTGGCGAATCACACAAAATATATTCGAATTCTAATAGTGATTATTTCAAAAGTCTCTAAAGGTATTTCAGTTTAACAAATtctatttaatactaaaactGATGCCCTTGACtttcttatttttaagaatCACGTTAAGTTTAGTTTTTTAGTAATTTaggtttttatgttttt
Encoded here:
- the LOC119553069 gene encoding valine--tRNA ligase, mitochondrial codes for the protein MQIIRNCSSKLLKHKYLCQPKVYSLYYSTLKDAAKELPLATGYQPRPVEQAYWEREQRQANLPKPSEGGCKRGSYRMLLPPPNVTGNLHLGHALMATVQDVIARQRQQLGYEVDWVPGTDHAGIATQVVVERTLASSQGKTRQEMGRPAFLDEVWRWKAEKGAGIVQDLRQLGCRLNWQREYFTMDEQQAHAVNVAFERLFDEGLISRRNSLLNWSTALRSAISDIEVDVIDIKEPMEIAVPGYERNVLFGRIYDFAYRVVDGETLPDGSVEEIVVSTTRPETILGDVAVAVHPLDPRYSKYRHLEEVKLKHPFRDDTIPLVFDISVDQEFGTGAVKITPAHDKFDFELANRHKLEPRQVFDETGHVLETYDEFKGKPRFEARELIVNRLEDLDLLRQVRSHSMQLPVCSRSKDVIEYMILPQWFLKCKDLARDALSELHSGRLQIQPPSFETEWERWLKDSRDWCISRQLWWGHQVPAYEVTDAKGNTQWVAAVNEKAAKQKAKELVGSKEFTLKRDPDVLDTWFSSSLLPFSTAGWPKESYKERYPLDLMQTGHDILFFWVARMMMMGLKLTGEAPFQRILLNGIVCDAHGRKMSKSLGNIVAPQQVVQGASLESLKAVLEQSCEAGIIKPEELKTSSAGMTKMFPNGIQECGTDALRFTLMSHNIKSHFISFDVNACYTNKLFLNKIWQAMRFTLGSAKSLGISLDHFETLEGVTLGVWDRWIIGRLAETLSTCSQSYTTYNFHLATAALKNFFYQNLCDIYLETTKAAIANRTGDAYIHVGTLAACLSWGLQAMAPFTPFVASELLQHVPMNIELKLSDYQDSKLEEEVNEIVSICQSVRQVKSRNEISKRHQPRLSLFAQNTESAGVLRRHLSEIQVLTRCEGVELELLDESAKISKQLSFFSTAGALCSFGLKVGDALALTEEKRDEMQLANTKKLKKLVNELQRYRMRLDNEAFQLMADKAVKTHFENKVKELEAEINSLTRLAA
- the LOC119553072 gene encoding uncharacterized Golgi apparatus membrane protein-like protein CG5021 isoform X3, whose translation is MASATVRNVPLLDDDTIPFGEEDEMRDPSRAGQKYTHPYVTFFHLFFRGAAIVIYMFCGWFSDSFITSFVFVVLFLSADFWTVKNISGRLLVGLRWWNYVDDDGVSHWVFESKNSRINKHEQRIFWLGLILCPFFWGLFFLMALFGLKFKWLLLVMIAIALNAANLYGYIKCNYGASQDLNSAATDFVKTQLFKNAMDIMTRPSGAPPPTNVRPTGVV
- the LOC119553072 gene encoding uncharacterized Golgi apparatus membrane protein-like protein CG5021 isoform X1, producing MASATVRNVPLLDDDTIPFGEEDEMRDPSRAGQKYTHPYVTFFHLFFRGAAIVIYMFCGWFSDSFITSFVFVVLFLSADFWTVKNISGRLLVGLRWWNYVDDDGVSHWVFESKNSESYQSRINKHEQRIFWLGLILCPFFWGLFFLMALFGLKFKWLLLVMIAIALNAANLYGYIKCNYGASQDLNSAATDFVKTQLFKNAMDIMTRPSGAPPPTNVRPTGVV
- the LOC119553070 gene encoding spermine oxidase, translated to MEKCRASSRIMIVGAGASGIAAATRLLQNNFGDVQILEAENRIGGRINTISFGDNVVDVGAQWVHGKERNCVYEMVKDMGVVSDTGDFFSNVKRVRSNKEVVPDDLACSIHDIALGSMPSGPLPVVGSFGNHLVETFWRNIESQLPRVDRTLASEALDAFAKHESSIIGADNLFEVSVREHIEYDECDGDKLVHWGTKGYQRFLRLLMKVGEDAPEELGLLEGRVRLGKKVTKIELARPRKVIVRCEDGDYFEVDHVICTVSLGVLQEQHERLFVPPLPAAKVNAIRGLTLGTVNKMYMEFEEQPFPKDWVGFFCFWLAQDLKELRKTEYFWLEGITGIHKITCQPRLLMAWVGGSFGRHMETLSDEKVLEGLQWLFRKFLTFEIPPPKRFHRSKWFSNPNFRGTWTFRPTKADERETGPRDLEAPVMGEDGHLGLLFAGEASSRNHFSTVHGAVEAGWREADRLIRLYSTCGSKS
- the LOC119553072 gene encoding uncharacterized Golgi apparatus membrane protein-like protein CG5021 isoform X2 produces the protein MASATVPLLDDDTIPFGEEDEMRDPSRAGQKYTHPYVTFFHLFFRGAAIVIYMFCGWFSDSFITSFVFVVLFLSADFWTVKNISGRLLVGLRWWNYVDDDGVSHWVFESKNSESYQSRINKHEQRIFWLGLILCPFFWGLFFLMALFGLKFKWLLLVMIAIALNAANLYGYIKCNYGASQDLNSAATDFVKTQLFKNAMDIMTRPSGAPPPTNVRPTGVV
- the LOC119553072 gene encoding uncharacterized Golgi apparatus membrane protein-like protein CG5021 isoform X4, whose translation is MASATVPLLDDDTIPFGEEDEMRDPSRAGQKYTHPYVTFFHLFFRGAAIVIYMFCGWFSDSFITSFVFVVLFLSADFWTVKNISGRLLVGLRWWNYVDDDGVSHWVFESKNSRINKHEQRIFWLGLILCPFFWGLFFLMALFGLKFKWLLLVMIAIALNAANLYGYIKCNYGASQDLNSAATDFVKTQLFKNAMDIMTRPSGAPPPTNVRPTGVV